A genomic stretch from Mycobacterium cookii includes:
- a CDS encoding WS/DGAT/MGAT family O-acyltransferase → MKRLNGMDAMLLYSETPNLHTHTLKVAVIDPAGSDAEFDFDTFRHHLRRRLHLLEPLRYKLVDIPWRLHHPMWLENCDVDLDYHLRQVQVPAPGGRRELDGVIGTVASTPLDRSRPLWEFHFAEGLAGGRFALIGKVHHALADGVASVNLLARAMDLKDAPPDERDNDVAGVSPTTSGLLRAAARDHVTQIAELPGLLRNAAKGFTRVRRRGKERGDHPDLADNFDAPPTFLNHVVSPQRRFATAALRLADVKETAKALGITINDLVLAIAAGGLRQLLLSYDGAADRPIIASVPTATDKSERVTGNEISGLMISLPVHIADPAERAGLVALSTKIAKEDHEILGPRLYGQMLGYLPTAIAPAAFRWLGSRDAHNKLMNVAVSSVPGPRERGHFGGAPVSEIYSTGVLSPGAPVNITVWSYVDQLGIAVLTDDQTFGDPHEATDALCVAFSELRSAAGFSDSDSPVEVEHALR, encoded by the coding sequence GTGAAGAGACTCAACGGTATGGACGCCATGCTGCTGTACAGCGAGACGCCGAACCTGCACACGCACACGCTGAAGGTCGCGGTCATCGATCCGGCTGGCAGCGACGCCGAATTCGACTTCGACACGTTCCGCCACCACCTGCGCCGCCGACTGCACCTGCTGGAACCGTTGCGCTACAAGCTCGTCGACATTCCGTGGCGACTGCATCACCCGATGTGGCTGGAGAACTGCGACGTCGATCTGGATTACCACCTGCGCCAGGTCCAGGTGCCCGCGCCCGGCGGCCGTCGCGAACTCGACGGCGTCATCGGCACGGTGGCGTCGACGCCGCTGGATCGCAGCCGCCCGTTGTGGGAGTTCCATTTCGCTGAAGGGCTGGCCGGCGGACGGTTCGCCCTGATCGGCAAGGTCCATCATGCGCTGGCCGACGGGGTCGCCTCGGTCAACCTGCTGGCCCGCGCGATGGACCTGAAAGACGCACCGCCGGACGAGCGGGACAACGATGTGGCCGGGGTCTCGCCGACGACGTCGGGGCTGCTGCGGGCCGCCGCCCGTGACCACGTCACGCAGATCGCGGAGCTGCCCGGCCTGCTCAGAAATGCCGCCAAAGGGTTCACCCGGGTGCGCCGCCGCGGCAAGGAGCGCGGCGATCACCCGGATCTCGCGGACAATTTCGACGCGCCGCCAACCTTCCTCAACCACGTGGTCTCGCCGCAGCGCCGATTCGCCACCGCCGCCCTCCGGCTGGCCGACGTCAAGGAGACCGCCAAGGCGTTGGGGATCACGATCAACGACCTAGTGCTCGCGATCGCCGCCGGCGGGCTGCGGCAGCTGTTGCTGAGCTATGACGGCGCCGCCGACCGTCCGATCATTGCGTCGGTCCCCACCGCGACCGACAAGTCGGAACGGGTAACTGGCAACGAGATCAGCGGGCTGATGATCTCGCTGCCGGTGCATATCGCCGATCCGGCCGAGCGGGCCGGGCTGGTGGCGCTGTCGACCAAGATCGCCAAGGAGGACCACGAGATTCTCGGTCCGCGGCTGTACGGGCAGATGCTGGGTTACCTACCGACGGCGATCGCCCCGGCGGCATTCCGGTGGCTGGGTTCGCGCGACGCGCACAACAAGCTGATGAACGTCGCGGTCTCCAGCGTTCCGGGGCCGCGCGAACGGGGCCACTTCGGTGGCGCGCCGGTCAGCGAGATCTACTCGACCGGCGTGCTGTCCCCTGGCGCACCGGTCAACATCACGGTGTGGAGCTACGTCGATCAGCTCGGCATCGCGGTGCTCACCGACGACCAGACCTTCGGCGACCCGCACGAGGCCACCGATGCGCTATGTGTGGCGTTCAGCGAATTACGCAGTGCTGCAGGATTTTCCGACAGCGACAGCCCCGTCGAAGTCGAACACGCGCTGCGCTGA
- the purQ gene encoding phosphoribosylformylglycinamidine synthase subunit PurQ yields MTVRIGVITFPGTLDDVDAARAARAVGAEAISLWHADADLKGVDAVVVPGGFSYGDYLRCGAIAKFAPVMGEVVAAAGRGLPVLGICNGFQVLCEAGLLPGALTRNAGLHFICRDVRLRVASTSTAWTSRYETDADLLIPLKSGEGRYVASAEVLDELEGEGRVVFRYLDNPNGSLRDIAGVSSANGRVVGLMPHPEHATEALTGPSDDGLGLFFSALDAVLTA; encoded by the coding sequence GTGACGGTGCGGATCGGCGTCATCACCTTCCCCGGCACGCTCGATGACGTCGACGCTGCCCGCGCCGCGCGAGCGGTCGGGGCCGAGGCGATCAGCCTGTGGCACGCCGACGCCGACCTCAAGGGCGTCGACGCCGTGGTGGTACCCGGCGGGTTCTCCTACGGCGACTATCTGCGCTGCGGCGCAATCGCGAAATTCGCCCCGGTGATGGGCGAGGTTGTCGCCGCCGCCGGCCGCGGACTGCCAGTCCTGGGCATCTGCAACGGTTTTCAGGTGCTCTGCGAGGCCGGGCTGCTGCCGGGTGCGCTGACCCGCAACGCCGGTCTGCACTTCATCTGCCGCGACGTGCGGCTGCGGGTGGCGTCGACGTCGACAGCATGGACGTCACGCTATGAGACCGACGCCGACCTGCTGATCCCGCTGAAGTCCGGTGAAGGCCGTTACGTCGCTTCCGCCGAGGTGCTCGACGAGCTGGAAGGCGAAGGGCGCGTGGTGTTCCGCTACCTCGACAACCCCAATGGCTCACTGCGCGACATCGCCGGCGTCAGCTCCGCCAACGGTCGAGTCGTCGGGCTGATGCCGCATCCCGAGCATGCCACCGAGGCGTTGACCGGTCCGTCCGATGACGGGCTCGGCTTGTTCTTCTCGGCGCTCGACGCGGTGCTGACCGCCTGA
- the purS gene encoding phosphoribosylformylglycinamidine synthase subunit PurS — MARVVVHVMPKAEILDPQGQAIVGALGRLGHGGISEVRQGKRFELEVDDSIDDAALAEIAESLLANTVIEDWTVSREPQ, encoded by the coding sequence GTGGCCCGGGTGGTGGTGCACGTGATGCCCAAGGCCGAGATCCTCGACCCGCAGGGTCAGGCGATCGTCGGAGCGTTGGGTCGGCTTGGTCACGGCGGTATCTCAGAAGTGCGGCAGGGCAAGCGGTTTGAGCTCGAGGTCGACGACAGCATCGACGACGCGGCGCTCGCCGAGATCGCCGAGTCGTTGTTGGCCAACACGGTGATCGAAGACTGGACAGTAAGCCGAGAACCGCAGTGA
- a CDS encoding ATPase: protein MRLVLAAILIANGLAAMCVPPAVADPETCPPVCDQIPNTAWISSSAIPLDSTYHWPSLASSAVPMTGTATPRFRFEEVCATPAFAHDTRDSAVASRATVNNPAGQWQLRAQVLHWRGDTARGGQNASSVLAIAAAALRGCQLGAATESPSVTVDEPDRLAAVVSGPVIMHTYLVAQPQNSTLSELTLWASDPAQPPWPIISDAQVLDAMGSPLCAAYLGSC from the coding sequence ATGCGCCTAGTCCTGGCGGCGATCCTGATCGCGAACGGTCTGGCGGCGATGTGCGTGCCGCCGGCCGTCGCCGATCCGGAGACCTGTCCGCCGGTGTGTGACCAGATTCCCAATACCGCGTGGATCTCGTCCTCTGCGATACCGCTGGACTCGACCTACCACTGGCCGTCGCTGGCCTCCTCGGCGGTGCCGATGACCGGGACAGCGACGCCGCGCTTCCGGTTCGAGGAGGTCTGCGCGACTCCCGCGTTCGCGCACGACACCCGCGACTCGGCTGTCGCCAGCCGGGCGACGGTGAACAATCCCGCGGGTCAATGGCAGCTGCGGGCCCAGGTCCTGCACTGGCGCGGCGATACCGCGCGTGGCGGCCAGAACGCGTCGTCGGTGTTGGCGATCGCCGCGGCCGCGTTGCGCGGCTGCCAACTGGGCGCCGCGACGGAGTCACCGTCGGTCACCGTCGACGAGCCCGACCGGCTGGCCGCGGTGGTCAGCGGACCGGTGATCATGCACACCTATCTTGTCGCGCAGCCGCAGAACAGCACGCTCAGCGAGCTGACACTGTGGGCGTCGGATCCCGCCCAGCCACCCTGGCCGATAATTTCCGACGCCCAGGTACTGGATGCGATGGGCTCGCCGCTCTGCGCGGCCTACCTCGGCTCGTGCTAA
- a CDS encoding MBL fold metallo-hydrolase, whose protein sequence is MQLTHFGHSCVLADFGHTTVLFDPGTFSHGFEGITGLSAIVITHQHPDHVDEDRLPALLDANPGAALYADPQTTAQLDAPCQAVHVGDELSVGELTVRALGGRHAVIHPEIPVIDNISYLVGDGDHPARFMHPGDALFVPDEPVDVLATPAAAPWMKISEAVDYLRAVAPARAVPIHQGIIAPDARGIFYGRLTEMTDTDFQVLPEESSVRF, encoded by the coding sequence ATGCAACTCACGCATTTCGGTCATTCCTGCGTTCTCGCCGACTTCGGCCACACCACCGTGCTGTTCGACCCGGGAACCTTCTCGCACGGCTTCGAGGGCATCACCGGTCTCTCCGCAATCGTGATCACCCATCAGCACCCCGACCATGTGGACGAGGACAGGCTGCCGGCGCTGCTCGACGCCAATCCGGGCGCCGCGCTCTACGCCGACCCGCAGACCACCGCGCAGCTCGATGCACCGTGTCAAGCCGTGCACGTCGGCGACGAACTGTCGGTCGGCGAGCTGACCGTCCGCGCACTCGGTGGCCGGCACGCCGTCATCCATCCGGAGATCCCGGTGATCGACAACATCTCCTACCTCGTCGGCGACGGCGACCACCCCGCGCGGTTCATGCATCCCGGCGATGCTCTGTTCGTCCCGGACGAGCCGGTGGACGTGTTGGCGACTCCCGCGGCCGCGCCGTGGATGAAGATCTCCGAGGCGGTCGACTACCTGCGGGCGGTGGCGCCCGCCCGGGCGGTGCCCATCCACCAGGGCATCATCGCCCCGGACGCGCGCGGCATCTTTTACGGCAGGCTGACCGAGATGACCGACACCGACTTCCAGGTGTTGCCCGAGGAAAGTTCGGTCCGCTTTTAG
- a CDS encoding FAD-binding dehydrogenase produces the protein MSDTHADVVIVGAGLAGLVAACELADRGKQVLVVDQENAANLGGQAFWSFGGLFFVDSPEQRRLGVRDSHELALQDWLGTAAFDRPEDYWPRQWAHAYVDFAAGEKRSWLRARGLQIFPLVGWAERGGYGAQGHGNSVPRFHITWGTGPAIVDIFARRLRDRPNVRFAHRHQVDELIVEGDAVTGVRGSVLEPSTEPRGVSSSRTVIGEFEFRAQAVIVTSGGIGGNHELVRANWPTRMGRVPEQLLAGVPAHVDGRMIAITEKTGARVINRDRMWHYTEGITNYDPIWPLHGIRIIPGPSSLWLDATGKRLPVPLYPGFDTLGTLEYIAKSGYDYTWFVLNAKIIGKEFGLSGQEQNPDLTSRSVRQLLSSRAGSGAPGPVQAFLDRGIDFVSADSLRELVLTMNKLPDVAPLDYATVADEVTARDREVANRFTKDGQITAIRAARGFLGDRLGRVVAPHRLADPKAGPLIAVKLHILTRKTLGGLETDLDSRVLKADGTPLDGLYAAGEVAGFGGGGVHGYRALEGTFLGGCIFSGRAAGRGAASDIA, from the coding sequence ATGAGCGATACCCACGCAGACGTCGTCATCGTCGGGGCGGGCCTGGCCGGCCTGGTGGCTGCCTGTGAGTTGGCGGATCGCGGCAAGCAGGTGCTGGTCGTCGACCAGGAGAACGCCGCCAACCTCGGCGGGCAGGCGTTCTGGTCGTTCGGTGGCTTGTTCTTCGTCGACAGCCCTGAGCAGCGTCGGTTGGGCGTCCGCGACAGCCACGAACTCGCGCTGCAGGATTGGCTGGGCACCGCGGCGTTCGACCGGCCGGAGGACTACTGGCCGAGGCAATGGGCGCATGCCTACGTCGATTTCGCGGCCGGGGAGAAACGCAGTTGGCTGCGTGCCCGGGGTCTGCAGATCTTCCCGTTGGTCGGCTGGGCCGAGCGTGGCGGTTACGGCGCTCAGGGCCACGGCAACTCGGTGCCTCGCTTCCACATCACCTGGGGCACCGGCCCGGCCATCGTCGACATCTTCGCGCGCCGACTGCGTGACAGGCCCAATGTCCGGTTCGCACATCGGCATCAGGTCGACGAGCTGATCGTCGAGGGCGACGCGGTGACCGGGGTACGGGGGAGCGTGCTGGAGCCGTCGACCGAGCCGCGCGGTGTCTCGTCGTCGCGAACGGTTATCGGGGAGTTCGAGTTTCGCGCTCAGGCCGTGATCGTCACCAGTGGTGGTATCGGCGGCAATCATGAACTGGTGCGGGCGAACTGGCCCACGCGGATGGGACGGGTTCCCGAGCAACTGCTCGCCGGAGTGCCCGCGCACGTCGACGGTCGGATGATCGCGATCACCGAGAAGACCGGTGCGCGGGTGATCAACCGGGACCGGATGTGGCACTACACCGAAGGCATCACCAACTACGACCCGATCTGGCCGCTGCACGGCATCCGGATCATTCCTGGGCCGTCGTCGCTGTGGCTCGACGCCACCGGAAAACGGTTGCCGGTTCCGCTCTATCCCGGCTTCGACACCCTGGGAACGCTGGAGTACATCGCGAAGTCCGGCTACGACTACACCTGGTTTGTGTTGAACGCCAAAATCATTGGCAAGGAGTTCGGGTTGTCGGGTCAGGAGCAGAACCCCGACCTGACCAGTCGCAGTGTCCGTCAGCTGCTGTCGTCGCGGGCCGGATCGGGTGCGCCTGGCCCAGTGCAGGCCTTCCTCGATCGCGGCATCGACTTCGTCAGCGCGGACTCGTTGCGCGAGCTGGTGTTGACGATGAACAAGCTGCCCGATGTCGCGCCGCTGGACTACGCGACGGTGGCCGACGAGGTCACGGCCCGCGACCGCGAGGTCGCGAACCGCTTCACCAAGGACGGTCAGATCACGGCGATACGTGCGGCGCGCGGGTTTCTCGGCGACCGGCTGGGCAGGGTGGTCGCGCCGCATCGGCTGGCCGATCCCAAGGCCGGCCCGCTGATCGCGGTGAAGTTGCACATCCTGACGCGAAAGACGTTGGGCGGGTTGGAAACCGACCTGGATTCCCGTGTGCTCAAGGCCGACGGAACTCCGCTCGACGGGTTGTACGCGGCCGGCGAGGTGGCCGGTTTCGGTGGCGGCGGGGTCCATGGCTACCGGGCGTTGGAGGGAACGTTCCTGGGTGGTTGCATCTTCTCCGGGCGTGCTGCGGGCCGCGGTGCGGCAAGCGACATCGCCTAG
- a CDS encoding DUF2334 domain-containing protein, which yields MSGKLIVSVSGISERTLDDVATFCETMAARSVPVSFLVAPRLKGGYRLDHDPGTVEWLSDRRSSGDAILLNGFDDATTKKRRGEFAVLPAHEANLRLMAADRVLEHLGLRTRLFAAPRWTVSPGTVTALPRNGFRLLADLHGVTDLVRHTTVRSRVLGIGEGFLAEPWWCRMLVLSAERVARRGGVVRVAVAAHHLRKPGPLQAMLDAVDLALLQGCEPTVYQWRVDQAILDAA from the coding sequence GTGTCTGGGAAGTTGATCGTCTCAGTGTCCGGGATCAGTGAACGCACGTTGGACGACGTCGCCACGTTCTGCGAGACGATGGCTGCGCGGTCGGTGCCGGTGTCGTTTCTGGTCGCCCCGCGCCTCAAGGGTGGTTACCGGCTGGACCACGACCCGGGCACCGTCGAGTGGCTGAGCGACCGGCGTTCGTCAGGTGACGCGATCCTGCTCAACGGATTCGACGATGCGACCACCAAGAAACGTCGCGGCGAGTTCGCGGTGCTGCCCGCGCACGAGGCCAACTTGCGGTTGATGGCCGCAGACCGGGTGCTCGAACACCTCGGACTGCGCACCCGGCTGTTCGCGGCGCCGCGGTGGACGGTGTCGCCGGGCACAGTTACCGCATTGCCGCGCAACGGTTTTCGTCTTCTTGCCGACCTGCACGGGGTCACCGACCTGGTCCGTCACACGACGGTGCGATCGCGGGTGCTGGGCATCGGTGAAGGGTTCCTGGCCGAGCCGTGGTGGTGCCGCATGCTGGTGCTGTCGGCCGAGCGGGTGGCGCGCCGCGGCGGCGTCGTGCGCGTCGCGGTTGCCGCTCATCACCTGCGCAAACCCGGCCCGCTGCAGGCGATGCTCGACGCGGTCGATCTGGCTCTGCTGCAGGGCTGCGAACCGACCGTGTACCAGTGGCGGGTGGATCAGGCCATTCTCGACGCGGCCTGA
- a CDS encoding glutathione peroxidase: MTVTEIALTGLDGHPTSLADYSDRAVLVVNVASKCGLTPQYAALEQLARDYADRGLTVIGVPCNQFMSQEPGTAEEIQTFCSTTYDVTFPLLAKTEVNGPSRHPLYTELTKTADADGQAGDVQWNFEKFLIAPGGEVVNRFRPQTVPDAPEVIKAVEAVLPN, translated from the coding sequence ATGACTGTGACCGAGATCGCTTTGACCGGCCTTGATGGCCACCCGACGTCTCTGGCCGACTACAGCGACCGCGCGGTGCTGGTGGTCAACGTGGCGTCCAAGTGCGGACTGACGCCGCAATACGCCGCGCTCGAGCAGCTAGCCCGCGACTACGCCGACCGCGGCCTCACCGTCATCGGCGTTCCGTGTAATCAGTTCATGAGCCAGGAGCCCGGCACCGCGGAAGAGATTCAGACGTTCTGCTCCACGACCTACGATGTGACGTTTCCGCTGTTAGCCAAGACGGAAGTCAACGGGCCGAGCCGACACCCGCTGTACACCGAGCTGACCAAGACGGCCGACGCCGACGGGCAGGCTGGTGACGTGCAGTGGAACTTCGAGAAATTCCTGATCGCCCCGGGTGGCGAAGTGGTCAACCGATTTCGCCCGCAGACGGTGCCTGATGCGCCGGAGGTGATCAAAGCCGTCGAGGCGGTCTTGCCGAATTAG
- a CDS encoding DHA2 family efflux MFS transporter permease subunit, with the protein MSSPAAPSAATTEPAAVDPHDYPDGLDAGLLRMAGVCILASVMAILDGTVVSVAQRTFIGEFASTQAVVAWTITGYTLGQATVIPLAGWASDRFGTKRLFMGAALWFTLASLLCSMASNITELIAFRIIQGLGGGMLVPLTLIILTREAGPRRLGRLMAVLGIPMLLAPMCGPVLGGWLISAYGWQWIFRINLPVGVILLLSAALIFPRDRPRPSEAFDFVGMLLLSPGLATLLFGISSVPRRDSFTDNHVWIPGLIGITLITAFVLHALYRTRHPLIDLALFKNRAVTLSNSAMFAFSVGFFGAVLVIPSYLQQLLHETPLQSGLQLIPQGLGAMLTMPLAGTLMDKRGPRNVLLVGIASIAIGLTVFTYGAWQQAAYQPILLVGLVITGIGLGCTLTPLSGSAVQTLAPHEVARGSTLLSVNQHVAVAVGTALMSVILTSQFNRSETIRTAEKLGILRGKFGKHGAPAPSSHHEVSADFTVRLMHDLTHSYTLVLMVAIVVVALTLLPVAFLPNKPPPAGKRLAVH; encoded by the coding sequence ATGTCCTCTCCCGCGGCGCCGTCGGCCGCGACTACCGAACCGGCTGCCGTCGACCCGCATGACTACCCCGACGGCCTCGACGCCGGACTGCTGCGGATGGCCGGCGTCTGCATTCTCGCTTCGGTGATGGCCATCCTGGACGGCACCGTCGTCAGCGTCGCGCAGCGGACATTCATCGGCGAGTTCGCCTCCACCCAGGCCGTCGTCGCGTGGACGATCACCGGCTACACCCTCGGGCAGGCCACAGTGATCCCACTGGCCGGCTGGGCATCCGACCGGTTCGGCACCAAGCGGCTGTTCATGGGCGCGGCGTTGTGGTTCACCCTGGCATCGCTGTTGTGCTCGATGGCGTCAAACATCACCGAGCTCATCGCCTTTCGGATCATCCAAGGACTCGGCGGTGGAATGCTGGTTCCGCTGACGCTGATCATCCTGACCCGCGAAGCGGGCCCGAGACGGCTCGGCAGGTTGATGGCGGTGCTCGGCATCCCGATGCTCCTTGCCCCGATGTGCGGGCCGGTCCTCGGCGGCTGGCTGATCAGCGCTTACGGCTGGCAGTGGATCTTCCGGATCAACCTGCCGGTCGGGGTCATCCTGCTGTTGTCCGCGGCGCTGATTTTTCCGCGGGATCGTCCCCGCCCGTCGGAGGCGTTCGACTTCGTCGGAATGCTGTTGCTGTCACCGGGATTGGCGACACTGCTGTTCGGGATCTCCTCAGTGCCGCGCCGTGACAGCTTCACCGACAACCACGTGTGGATACCGGGGCTCATCGGGATCACCTTGATCACCGCGTTTGTTCTGCATGCGCTGTACCGCACCCGGCATCCGCTGATCGACCTGGCGCTGTTCAAGAATCGTGCGGTGACGCTGTCCAACTCGGCGATGTTCGCGTTCTCGGTGGGCTTTTTCGGCGCGGTCCTGGTGATCCCTAGTTATCTTCAGCAGCTGCTCCACGAAACCCCGCTGCAGTCCGGCCTGCAGCTGATTCCGCAGGGACTCGGCGCGATGCTGACGATGCCGCTGGCCGGCACCCTGATGGACAAACGCGGACCCCGCAACGTGCTGTTGGTCGGCATCGCATCGATCGCCATTGGGTTGACGGTATTCACATATGGCGCGTGGCAACAGGCGGCCTATCAGCCGATTCTGCTGGTGGGGCTGGTCATCACCGGCATCGGCCTGGGCTGCACGCTGACTCCGCTGTCCGGATCTGCCGTGCAGACATTGGCACCCCACGAGGTGGCCCGCGGGTCGACGCTACTCAGCGTCAATCAGCACGTCGCAGTTGCGGTCGGCACCGCGTTGATGTCGGTGATCTTGACCAGTCAGTTCAATCGCAGCGAAACCATCCGCACCGCAGAAAAACTCGGGATCCTGCGCGGAAAATTCGGCAAGCACGGTGCGCCGGCGCCGTCGTCGCACCACGAGGTCTCCGCAGATTTCACCGTCCGGCTGATGCACGACCTCACCCACTCCTACACCCTGGTCCTGATGGTGGCGATTGTGGTCGTCGCGCTGACCCTGCTGCCGGTCGCGTTCCTGCCCAACAAGCCGCCGCCGGCGGGCAAGCGGTTAGCGGTCCACTAA
- a CDS encoding S9 family peptidase, protein MTEPTPPVAKRVDTRREFHGDVFVDPYEWLRDKSNPEVIAYLEAENEYADQSTAQLEPLRQRIFDEIKARTKETDLSVPVRRGDWWYYARSFEGKQYGVQCRCAVIDPDDWNPPVLDEDTEIPGEQVLIDENVEAEGHDFFSLGAASISPDGNVLAYSVDVVGDERYTLRFRNLRTGEQYPDEIVGVGAGATWATDNRTVYYVTVDAAWRPDTVWRHRLASGLAAEKVYHEADEKYWVAVGRTRSDAYIQIASGSAITSEVRYADAADPHAEFVVVLPRRDGIEYSVEHAIVGGQNRFLILHNDGAVNFTLVEAPVDDPSAQRTLIPHRDDVRLDGVDAFAGHLVVSYRGEALPRIQLWPIDGDGYGRAEEISFDSELMSAGLAGNPNWDSPKLRVGAGSFITPVRIYDLDLVTGERTLLREQPVLGDYRREDYVERRDWAQAADGTKIPISIVHRADIEFPAPALIYGYGAYEMCEDPRFSIARLSLLDRGMVFAVAHVRGGGEMGRLWYERGKLLEKTNTFTDFVSVAQHLVDTGLTRPEHLVALGGSAGGLLMGAVANIAPDLFAGILAQVPFVDPLTTILDPSLPLTVTEWDEWGNPLSDSDVYHYMKSYSPYENVAAKDYPAILAMTSLHDTRVYYVEPAKWVAALRHTKTDGNPVLLKTQMTAGHGGISGRYERWKEVAYQYAWLLAAADRDHYGSGQVDDLLVDR, encoded by the coding sequence ATGACCGAACCGACACCGCCGGTCGCCAAACGGGTCGACACCCGGCGAGAGTTTCACGGCGACGTGTTCGTCGACCCCTACGAGTGGCTGCGCGACAAGTCCAACCCTGAGGTGATCGCCTACCTGGAGGCCGAGAACGAGTACGCCGACCAGTCGACCGCGCAGCTCGAGCCGTTGCGGCAGAGGATCTTTGACGAGATCAAAGCCCGCACCAAGGAAACCGACTTGTCGGTGCCGGTCCGCCGCGGCGATTGGTGGTATTACGCCCGCAGCTTCGAAGGCAAACAGTACGGCGTCCAATGTCGTTGCGCGGTCATCGATCCCGATGACTGGAATCCACCGGTGCTCGACGAGGACACCGAGATTCCGGGTGAGCAGGTCTTGATCGACGAAAACGTCGAGGCCGAGGGACATGACTTTTTCTCGCTCGGTGCCGCCAGCATCAGCCCAGACGGAAATGTGCTCGCCTACTCCGTCGACGTGGTCGGTGACGAGCGATACACCCTGCGGTTCAGGAATCTTCGCACCGGAGAGCAATATCCCGACGAGATCGTCGGGGTCGGTGCGGGTGCGACGTGGGCCACCGACAATCGAACGGTCTACTACGTCACCGTCGATGCGGCGTGGCGCCCCGACACCGTCTGGCGGCATCGGCTCGCTTCGGGGCTGGCGGCCGAAAAGGTCTACCACGAAGCCGACGAGAAGTACTGGGTCGCTGTCGGCCGAACCCGCAGCGACGCCTACATCCAGATCGCCTCGGGGTCCGCGATCACCTCAGAGGTGCGTTATGCCGACGCCGCGGACCCGCACGCCGAGTTCGTCGTCGTGCTGCCGCGCCGCGACGGCATCGAGTATTCGGTGGAGCATGCGATTGTCGGGGGCCAGAACCGGTTTTTGATCCTGCACAACGACGGTGCGGTGAACTTCACCCTGGTTGAGGCGCCCGTCGACGACCCCAGCGCGCAACGCACGCTGATCCCGCACCGCGACGATGTTCGACTTGATGGCGTCGACGCGTTCGCCGGCCACCTCGTCGTCAGCTACCGCGGCGAGGCCTTGCCCCGAATTCAGCTGTGGCCCATCGACGGCGACGGATACGGGCGCGCCGAGGAGATCTCCTTCGACTCCGAGCTGATGTCGGCCGGCCTGGCCGGCAACCCGAATTGGGACTCGCCGAAGCTTCGGGTCGGCGCAGGATCGTTCATCACGCCGGTGCGCATCTACGACCTCGATCTGGTCACGGGTGAGCGCACCCTGTTGCGCGAGCAACCGGTGCTCGGCGATTACCGGCGCGAAGACTACGTCGAGCGTCGCGACTGGGCCCAGGCAGCCGACGGCACGAAGATACCGATCTCCATCGTGCACCGTGCCGATATCGAATTCCCTGCTCCGGCGCTAATTTACGGATACGGCGCATACGAGATGTGTGAGGATCCGCGCTTCTCCATTGCCCGGCTCTCGCTGCTGGACCGCGGAATGGTCTTCGCGGTAGCCCATGTCCGCGGCGGTGGCGAGATGGGTCGACTCTGGTACGAGCGTGGCAAGCTGCTGGAAAAGACGAACACTTTCACCGACTTCGTCTCAGTCGCTCAACATCTGGTGGACACCGGCCTCACCCGTCCCGAGCACTTGGTCGCACTGGGCGGCAGCGCCGGCGGCCTGCTCATGGGTGCGGTCGCCAACATCGCGCCTGATCTGTTCGCGGGCATCCTGGCGCAGGTACCGTTCGTCGACCCGCTGACGACGATCCTGGATCCGTCGCTGCCATTGACTGTCACCGAATGGGACGAATGGGGAAACCCGTTGAGCGACAGCGATGTCTACCATTACATGAAGTCGTACTCGCCCTACGAGAACGTCGCCGCGAAGGACTACCCGGCCATCCTCGCGATGACGTCGCTGCACGACACCCGGGTCTACTACGTCGAGCCGGCGAAATGGGTTGCGGCGCTGCGACACACCAAAACCGACGGCAACCCGGTCCTGTTGAAGACCCAGATGACCGCCGGCCACGGTGGTATCAGCGGCCGCTATGAGCGCTGGAAAGAGGTTGCCTACCAATACGCATGGCTGCTGGCAGCCGCAGACCGCGACCACTATGGCAGCGGCCAGGTTGACGATCTCTTAGTGGACCGCTAA